One genomic segment of Streptomyces sp. TLI_146 includes these proteins:
- a CDS encoding lysine N(6)-hydroxylase/L-ornithine N(5)-oxygenase family protein — MSTQPREPYDFIGIGLGPFNLGLACLTEPVDELRGLFLETKPDFEWHSGMFLEGAHLQTPFMSDLVTLADPTSPYSFLNYLKESGRLYSFYIRENFYPLRTEYNDYCRWAAGKLSSIRFNQTVKTVTYEDEVYVVRTEDGSEFRARRLVLGTGTPPFVPEPCQGLGGDYLHNSRYLDHKEALQKKESITLVGSGQSAAEIYYDLLSEIDVHGYRLNWVTRSPRFFPLEYTKLTLEMTSPEYVDYFHALPEATRYRLETQQKGLFKGIDSELIDAIFDLLYQKSLKGPVGTRLLTNSSLNAASYDTTTGTYTLGLRQEEQEKDYTLDTEGLVLATGYKYAEPEFLAPVADRLRRDGRGRFDVARNYAIDTNGREIFLQNAAVHTHSITSPDLGMGAYRNAYIIGELLGREYYPVEKSIAFQEFAV, encoded by the coding sequence TTGTCCACGCAGCCTCGTGAGCCGTACGACTTCATCGGGATCGGCCTCGGGCCCTTCAACCTGGGCCTCGCCTGTCTGACCGAGCCGGTCGACGAGCTCCGCGGCCTCTTCCTGGAGACCAAGCCGGACTTCGAGTGGCACTCGGGCATGTTCCTGGAGGGCGCCCACCTCCAGACCCCGTTCATGTCGGACCTGGTCACCCTCGCCGACCCGACCTCGCCGTACTCCTTCCTCAACTACCTGAAGGAGTCGGGCCGCCTCTACTCGTTCTACATACGCGAGAACTTCTACCCGCTGCGCACCGAGTACAACGACTACTGCCGCTGGGCGGCCGGCAAGCTCTCCTCGATCCGCTTCAACCAGACGGTGAAGACGGTGACGTACGAGGACGAGGTGTACGTCGTACGCACCGAGGACGGCTCCGAGTTCCGCGCCCGGCGGCTGGTGCTCGGCACCGGCACCCCGCCGTTCGTCCCCGAGCCGTGCCAGGGCCTGGGCGGTGACTACCTGCACAACTCCCGCTATCTGGACCACAAGGAGGCGCTCCAGAAGAAGGAGTCGATCACCCTGGTGGGCAGCGGGCAGTCCGCGGCGGAGATCTACTACGACCTGCTGAGCGAGATCGACGTCCACGGCTACCGGCTGAACTGGGTCACCCGCTCGCCGCGCTTCTTCCCGCTCGAATACACCAAGCTGACGCTGGAGATGACCTCGCCGGAGTACGTGGACTACTTCCACGCGCTGCCCGAGGCCACCCGCTACCGCCTGGAGACGCAGCAGAAGGGCCTGTTCAAGGGCATCGACTCGGAGCTCATCGACGCGATCTTCGACCTGCTCTACCAGAAGAGCCTCAAGGGCCCCGTCGGCACCCGGCTGCTCACCAACTCCTCACTGAACGCGGCGAGCTACGACACCACGACCGGTACGTACACGCTGGGTCTGCGCCAGGAGGAGCAGGAGAAGGACTACACCCTCGACACCGAGGGCCTGGTCCTGGCCACCGGCTACAAGTACGCCGAGCCGGAGTTCCTCGCCCCGGTGGCCGACCGCCTCAGGCGCGACGGCCGCGGCCGCTTCGACGTGGCCCGCAACTACGCCATCGACACCAACGGCCGCGAGATCTTCCTCCAGAACGCCGCCGTGCACACCCACTCGATCACCTCGCCCGACCTGGGCATGGGCGCCTACCGCAACGCGTACATCATCGGCGAGCTGCTCGGCCGCGAGTACTACCCGGTCGAGAAGTCCATCGCCTTCCAGGAGTTCGCCGTATGA
- a CDS encoding GNAT family N-acetyltransferase, whose product MSTTHTPSGIGTFTVRDLDPLKDAELLHGWVTHPKAAFWMMQDAKLEDVERAYMEIAADEHHHALLGLHDGEPAFLMEKYDPAHRELVGLYESEPGDVGMHFLVAPTGTPIHGFTRAVITAVVGHLFADPATRRVVVEPDVGNKPVHALNAAVGFEVVGEITKPEKRALLSVCTRAAFEEATR is encoded by the coding sequence ATGAGCACCACGCACACCCCCTCCGGCATAGGTACCTTCACCGTCCGGGACCTCGATCCGCTGAAGGACGCCGAGCTGCTGCACGGCTGGGTCACCCACCCCAAGGCCGCGTTCTGGATGATGCAGGACGCGAAGCTGGAGGACGTCGAGCGGGCGTACATGGAGATCGCCGCCGACGAGCACCACCACGCGCTGCTCGGGCTGCACGACGGCGAGCCCGCCTTCCTGATGGAGAAGTACGACCCGGCCCACCGCGAGCTGGTCGGTCTGTACGAGAGCGAGCCGGGCGACGTCGGCATGCACTTCCTGGTCGCGCCGACCGGCACACCGATCCACGGCTTCACCCGCGCGGTGATCACCGCCGTGGTGGGGCACCTGTTCGCGGACCCGGCGACCCGGCGGGTCGTCGTGGAGCCGGACGTGGGCAACAAGCCCGTCCACGCGCTCAACGCCGCCGTCGGCTTCGAGGTCGTCGGCGAGATCACCAAGCCGGAGAAGAGGGCGCTGCTGAGCGTCTGCACGCGGGCCGCGTTCGAGGAGGCCACCCGATGA
- a CDS encoding IucA/IucC family siderophore biosynthesis protein has translation MTTTPDTGVAHLTPELWTRANRLLIRKALAEFSHERLLKPQPLGDDRYSVRSDDGTVEYRFTAALYALDHWQVDPESVTRHGSTGRLPLDALDFFIELRATLGLSDEILPVYLEEISSTLSGTAYKLTKEQTPAAELARAGFQAIETGMTEGHPCFVANNGRLGFGVHEYAAYAPEAAAPVRLIWLAARRDRATFTSGAGLDYETLIEAELGAATLERFAATMAARGLDLADYQLLPVHPWQWWNKLSVTFAAEVAQDRLVPLGAGDDTYLAQQSIRTFFNTTDPTKHYVKTALSVLNMGFMRGLSAAYMEATPAINDWLAGVVERDSVLQAARFSIIRERAAIGYHHRQYERATDRYSPYRKMLAALWRESPVPSLAPGERLATMASLLHVDGAGASFAGALIAESGVGATEWLRRYLDAYLLPVLHSFYAYDLAYMPHGENVILVLAEDGTVSRAIFKDIAEEIVVMDPDAVLPPAVERIRADVPDDMKLLSVFTDVFDCFFRFLNATLVSEGVIGEDEFWAAVAECVTSYQASVPELSDKFKQYDMFAPEFALSCLNRLQLRNNKQMVDLADPAGALQLVGTLPNPIAG, from the coding sequence ATGACGACGACCCCCGACACCGGCGTCGCGCACCTCACCCCCGAGCTGTGGACGCGCGCCAACCGGCTGCTGATCCGCAAGGCGCTCGCCGAGTTCTCCCACGAGCGGCTGCTGAAGCCGCAGCCGCTGGGCGACGACCGGTACAGCGTGCGCAGCGACGACGGCACGGTGGAGTACCGCTTCACCGCCGCGCTGTACGCGCTGGACCACTGGCAGGTGGACCCGGAGTCGGTCACGCGGCACGGGTCCACCGGCCGGCTCCCCCTCGACGCCCTCGACTTCTTCATCGAGCTGCGCGCGACGCTGGGCCTGAGCGACGAGATCCTGCCGGTGTACCTGGAGGAGATCTCCTCCACGCTCTCCGGTACGGCGTACAAGCTCACCAAGGAGCAGACCCCGGCGGCCGAGCTCGCCCGTGCGGGCTTCCAGGCGATCGAGACGGGCATGACCGAGGGCCACCCGTGCTTCGTGGCCAACAACGGGCGGCTCGGGTTCGGTGTGCACGAGTACGCGGCGTACGCGCCGGAGGCCGCCGCGCCCGTCCGGCTGATCTGGCTGGCGGCGCGGCGCGACCGGGCGACCTTCACCTCGGGCGCGGGGCTCGACTACGAGACGCTGATCGAGGCGGAGCTGGGCGCGGCGACGCTGGAACGTTTCGCCGCGACGATGGCGGCGCGGGGGCTGGACCTCGCGGACTACCAGCTGCTGCCGGTCCACCCCTGGCAGTGGTGGAACAAGCTGTCGGTGACGTTCGCGGCGGAGGTGGCCCAGGACAGGCTGGTGCCGCTGGGAGCGGGCGACGACACGTACCTGGCCCAGCAGTCGATCCGAACTTTCTTCAACACGACAGACCCGACGAAGCACTACGTCAAGACGGCCCTTTCGGTCCTGAACATGGGCTTCATGCGCGGCCTGTCGGCGGCGTACATGGAGGCGACCCCGGCGATCAACGACTGGCTGGCGGGAGTGGTGGAGCGCGACTCCGTGCTTCAGGCGGCCCGCTTCTCGATCATCCGCGAGCGGGCGGCGATCGGCTACCACCACCGCCAGTACGAGCGCGCCACCGACCGCTACTCGCCGTACCGCAAGATGCTGGCGGCGCTGTGGCGGGAGAGCCCGGTCCCGTCGCTGGCGCCGGGCGAGCGCCTGGCGACGATGGCGTCGCTGCTGCACGTCGACGGGGCCGGGGCGTCGTTCGCGGGCGCGCTGATCGCGGAGTCGGGGGTGGGCGCGACGGAGTGGCTGCGCCGCTACCTGGACGCGTATCTGCTCCCCGTCCTGCACTCGTTCTACGCGTACGACCTGGCCTACATGCCGCACGGCGAGAACGTGATCCTGGTCCTGGCGGAGGACGGGACGGTGTCGCGGGCGATCTTCAAGGACATCGCCGAGGAGATCGTGGTCATGGACCCGGACGCGGTGCTGCCGCCGGCGGTCGAGCGGATCCGCGCGGACGTGCCGGACGACATGAAGCTGCTGTCCGTCTTCACGGACGTCTTCGACTGCTTCTTCCGCTTCCTGAACGCGACGCTCGTGAGCGAGGGCGTGATCGGGGAGGACGAGTTCTGGGCGGCGGTGGCGGAGTGCGTCACGTCGTACCAGGCGTCGGTACCGGAGCTGTCGGACAAGTTCAAGCAGTACGACATGTTCGCGCCGGAGTTCGCGCTGTCGTGCCTGAACCGTCTGCAACTGCGCAACAACAAGCAGATGGTGGACCTGGCGGACCCGGCGGGGGCACTGCAACTGGTGGGCACCTTGCCGAATCCGATCGCGGGTTGA
- a CDS encoding beta-N-acetylhexosaminidase, with translation MSQRRTVSLLLGALLLVAAAGTSAGAATGSTTTARAPRPLGQIVPAPASVAPGGTAYTITSTTPIRVAAGAGAEGRRIAGYLADVLRPSTGYALPVRADGPGGIRLRLTGDARLGEEGYRLESGRGAVTLTAHRAAGLFHGVQTLRQLLPASVERRTRQPGPWQVAGGTIEDSPRYAYRGAMLDVSRHFFTPGQVERYIDQLALYKVNKLHLHLSDDQGWRIAIDSWPRLAAYGGQTQVGGGRGGFYTKAEYAEIVRYAASRYLEVIPEIDTPGHTNAALASYADLNCDGVAPSLYTGTDVGFSSLCVPKPVTYAFLDDVVRELAAMTPGRYIHIGGDEAHSTAHADYVAFMDRAQAIVGKYGKTVLGWHQLAGARPVAGAVAQYWGTDGDEAEVVAAAKAGTKLVMSPANRAYLDMKYDAHTELGLDWAGFVEVDKSYGWDPDTFVAGLPAGAVLGVEAPLWSETLTASADVEYMAFPRLPGIAELGWSPARTHDWPSYRARLGAQGPRLEALGVNFYRSPVVRWE, from the coding sequence GTGAGTCAGCGCAGAACTGTGTCCCTGTTGCTCGGCGCCCTGCTGCTGGTGGCGGCGGCGGGCACCTCGGCCGGAGCCGCGACGGGCTCCACGACCACGGCCCGCGCCCCCCGACCCCTCGGCCAGATCGTCCCCGCGCCCGCGTCCGTCGCGCCGGGCGGCACCGCGTACACGATCACCTCCACCACCCCGATCCGCGTCGCCGCCGGCGCGGGCGCCGAGGGCCGCCGGATCGCCGGATATCTGGCGGACGTGCTGCGCCCCTCGACCGGGTACGCGCTGCCGGTGCGGGCGGACGGCCCCGGCGGCATCCGGCTGCGGCTCACCGGCGACGCGCGGCTGGGGGAGGAGGGGTACCGGCTGGAGAGCGGCCGGGGCGCGGTCACCCTCACGGCGCACCGGGCGGCCGGGCTCTTCCACGGCGTCCAGACGCTGCGGCAGCTGCTGCCCGCGTCGGTGGAGAGGAGGACGCGGCAGCCGGGCCCGTGGCAGGTGGCGGGCGGGACGATCGAGGACAGCCCGCGGTACGCCTACCGGGGCGCGATGCTCGACGTCTCGCGCCACTTCTTCACGCCCGGGCAGGTGGAGCGGTACATCGACCAGCTGGCGCTGTACAAGGTCAACAAGCTGCATCTGCACCTCAGCGACGACCAGGGCTGGCGGATCGCGATCGACTCCTGGCCGAGGCTCGCGGCGTACGGCGGGCAGACGCAGGTGGGCGGTGGCAGGGGCGGCTTCTATACGAAGGCGGAGTACGCGGAGATCGTCCGGTACGCGGCGAGCCGCTATCTGGAAGTGATCCCCGAGATCGACACTCCCGGCCACACCAACGCGGCGCTCGCCTCCTACGCCGACCTGAACTGCGACGGTGTCGCGCCTTCCCTCTATACCGGCACGGACGTCGGTTTCAGCTCACTGTGCGTGCCGAAGCCGGTGACGTACGCGTTCCTCGACGACGTGGTGCGGGAGCTGGCGGCGATGACTCCGGGTCGATATATCCACATCGGCGGCGACGAGGCGCACTCGACGGCGCACGCGGACTACGTGGCCTTCATGGACCGGGCGCAGGCGATCGTCGGCAAGTACGGCAAGACGGTCCTCGGCTGGCACCAGCTGGCCGGGGCACGGCCGGTCGCCGGGGCGGTGGCCCAGTACTGGGGCACGGACGGCGACGAGGCAGAGGTCGTCGCGGCGGCGAAGGCGGGCACGAAGCTGGTGATGTCGCCGGCGAATCGGGCGTACCTGGATATGAAGTACGACGCGCACACGGAACTCGGTCTGGACTGGGCGGGGTTCGTGGAGGTGGACAAGTCGTACGGGTGGGACCCGGACACCTTTGTCGCCGGGCTTCCGGCCGGGGCGGTGCTCGGGGTCGAGGCGCCGCTGTGGTCGGAGACGCTGACTGCGAGCGCGGACGTCGAGTACATGGCGTTCCCGCGCCTCCCCGGGATCGCGGAGCTCGGCTGGTCCCCGGCGCGGACCCACGACTGGCCGTCGTACCGGGCCCGGCTGGGGGCGCAGGGGCCGCGGCTGGAGGCGCTGGGGGTGAACTTCTACCGGTCGCCGGTGGTGCGATGGGAGTAG
- a CDS encoding DUF4429 domain-containing protein, translated as MAEIIQKDGTWSFDGDGVRIVPGSDKGVSLLRRTLGEVTVPLVALAGVAYEPGRKTGRLRLRLRDGADPLLQVTGGKLDDASDPYTLTVETKAAAIAEYFVDEVRNALLLDSVPTGPVDRYLLPGPSLPMTVSAGDATAGFDGRVVRLEWTWHTDEVKTGAGPATLAVEDLHAVEWLPARGLVDGHLRFVSSPNAPRVPAGRDPHAVELNGFKKDPLMALLAAAVVVRMPHPHAPEPGPAPEPKALGPAPAAADDPDALLRRLRELGELHQSGILTEEEFTFAKQAVLKRL; from the coding sequence ATGGCGGAAATCATCCAGAAGGACGGGACCTGGAGCTTCGACGGGGACGGCGTGCGCATCGTGCCCGGCAGCGACAAGGGCGTCAGCCTGCTGCGCCGCACGCTCGGCGAGGTCACGGTGCCGCTCGTGGCGCTGGCCGGGGTGGCGTACGAGCCGGGGCGCAAGACCGGGCGGCTTCGGCTGAGGCTGCGCGACGGGGCAGACCCGCTGCTCCAGGTGACCGGAGGCAAGCTGGACGACGCCTCCGACCCGTACACCCTGACCGTGGAGACGAAGGCGGCCGCGATAGCCGAGTACTTCGTGGACGAGGTCCGCAACGCCCTGCTGCTCGACTCGGTGCCCACGGGGCCGGTCGACCGCTATCTCCTGCCGGGGCCCTCGCTGCCGATGACCGTGAGCGCGGGCGACGCCACGGCCGGGTTCGACGGGCGGGTGGTCCGCCTGGAGTGGACCTGGCACACCGACGAGGTGAAGACGGGCGCCGGTCCGGCCACCCTCGCCGTGGAGGATCTGCACGCGGTGGAGTGGCTGCCCGCGCGGGGGCTGGTGGACGGGCATCTGCGCTTCGTGAGCTCGCCGAACGCGCCCCGGGTGCCCGCCGGGCGCGATCCGCACGCCGTGGAGCTCAACGGATTCAAGAAGGACCCGCTGATGGCGCTGCTCGCCGCGGCCGTGGTGGTGCGGATGCCGCACCCGCACGCGCCGGAGCCCGGACCCGCGCCGGAGCCCAAGGCGCTCGGCCCCGCGCCCGCCGCCGCCGACGACCCGGACGCCCTGCTGCGGCGGCTGCGCGAGCTCGGGGAACTGCACCAGTCCGGCATCCTCACGGAGGAGGAGTTCACCTTCGCCAAGCAGGCCGTGCTGAAGCGGCTGTGA
- the glmS gene encoding glutamine--fructose-6-phosphate transaminase (isomerizing) has translation MCGIVGYIGKRDVAPLLLEGLQRLEYRGYDSAGVVINSPKSGALKMVKAKGRVRDLEARVPKRFTGTTGIAHTRWATHGAPSDVNSHPHLDPENKVAVVHNGIVDNAAELRVKLEAEGVVFASETDTEVITHLIARSQADSLEEKVREALKVIEGTYGIAVMHADFADRIVVARNGSPVILGIGEKEMLVASDVAALIAHTRQVVTLNDGEMATLKADDFRTYTTSGTLTNATPETVEWEAASYDMGGHDTYMHKEMSEQADAVDRVLRGRIDDRFSTVHLGGLNLDAREARGVRRIKILGCGTSYHAGMIGAGLIEELARIPADAEPASEFRYRNPVVDPDTLYIAVSQSGETYDVLAAVQELKRKGARVLGVVNVVGSAIAREADGGTYVHAGPEVCVVSTKCFTNTVVAFALLALHLGRIRDLSVADGKRIIEGLRKLPAQISEILAMEPEIEKLAKEYAGAQSMMFIGRVRGYPVALEASLKLKEISYIHAEAYPASELKHGPLALIEPALPTVAIVPDDDLLEKNRAALEEIKARSGRILAVAHREQEKADHTIVVPKNEDELDPILMGIPLQLFAYHTALAMGRDIDKPRNLAKSVTVE, from the coding sequence ATGTGCGGAATCGTCGGTTATATCGGTAAGCGTGATGTCGCTCCCCTGCTGCTCGAAGGTCTGCAGCGGCTGGAGTACCGGGGTTACGACTCCGCGGGCGTGGTCATCAACAGCCCCAAGTCGGGCGCGCTGAAGATGGTCAAGGCCAAGGGCCGCGTCCGCGACCTGGAGGCCCGCGTCCCCAAGCGCTTCACCGGCACCACCGGCATCGCGCACACCCGCTGGGCCACCCACGGCGCCCCGAGCGACGTGAACTCTCACCCGCACCTGGACCCGGAGAACAAGGTCGCCGTCGTCCACAACGGCATCGTCGACAACGCCGCCGAGCTGCGCGTCAAGCTGGAGGCCGAGGGCGTCGTCTTCGCGTCCGAGACCGACACCGAGGTCATCACCCACCTGATCGCCCGCTCCCAGGCCGACTCCCTGGAGGAGAAGGTCCGCGAGGCGCTCAAGGTCATCGAGGGCACCTACGGCATCGCCGTGATGCACGCCGACTTCGCCGACCGCATCGTGGTCGCCCGCAACGGCTCCCCGGTCATCCTCGGCATCGGCGAGAAGGAGATGCTCGTCGCCTCCGACGTCGCCGCGCTGATCGCCCACACCCGCCAGGTCGTGACCCTCAACGACGGCGAGATGGCCACCCTGAAGGCCGACGACTTCCGTACGTACACGACCTCGGGCACGCTCACCAACGCCACCCCCGAGACCGTCGAGTGGGAGGCCGCCTCCTACGACATGGGCGGCCACGACACGTACATGCACAAGGAGATGTCGGAGCAGGCCGACGCCGTGGACCGCGTGCTGCGCGGCCGCATCGACGACCGGTTCTCCACCGTCCACCTCGGCGGCCTCAACCTGGACGCCCGCGAGGCCCGCGGGGTGCGCCGGATCAAGATCCTCGGCTGCGGCACCTCGTACCACGCCGGCATGATCGGCGCCGGTCTCATCGAGGAGCTCGCCCGCATCCCCGCGGACGCCGAGCCGGCCTCCGAGTTCCGCTACCGCAACCCGGTCGTGGACCCCGACACACTGTACATCGCGGTCTCCCAGTCCGGTGAGACCTACGACGTGCTCGCCGCCGTCCAGGAGCTCAAGCGCAAGGGCGCCCGCGTCCTGGGTGTCGTGAACGTCGTCGGCTCGGCGATCGCCCGCGAGGCGGACGGCGGCACCTATGTGCACGCCGGACCCGAGGTCTGCGTCGTCTCCACCAAGTGCTTCACCAACACCGTCGTCGCCTTCGCGCTGCTCGCGCTGCACCTGGGCCGCATCCGCGACCTGTCGGTGGCCGACGGCAAGCGGATCATCGAGGGCCTGCGCAAGCTGCCCGCGCAGATCTCCGAGATCCTGGCGATGGAGCCGGAGATCGAGAAGCTGGCCAAGGAGTACGCGGGCGCCCAGTCGATGATGTTCATCGGCCGCGTCCGGGGCTACCCGGTCGCCCTGGAGGCCTCCCTGAAGCTCAAGGAGATCTCCTACATCCACGCCGAGGCCTACCCGGCCTCCGAGCTCAAGCACGGCCCGCTGGCCCTCATCGAGCCCGCGCTGCCGACGGTCGCGATCGTCCCCGACGACGACCTGCTGGAGAAGAACCGCGCGGCCCTGGAGGAGATCAAGGCCCGCAGCGGCCGCATCCTCGCCGTGGCCCACCGCGAGCAGGAGAAGGCCGACCACACCATCGTCGTCCCGAAGAACGAGGACGAGCTGGACCCGATCCTGATGGGCATCCCGCTCCAGCTCTTCGCGTACCACACGGCGCTGGCCATGGGCCGCGACATCGACAAGCCGCGCAACCTGGCGAAGTCCGTCACGGTCGAGTAG
- a CDS encoding GPR1/FUN34/YaaH family transporter, which translates to MDHEAPAGSVTSTLGHLALGLTLLAFGLGTTKVVDGVTVADAVSIATYVGGIGLFVLGIVAFRDQDAFTGTAFAGLGAFWFTWASGADAKFSTNAAGLFLLLFGLLALSLAVGAAGAGPIRQGSYALLFVSLVLLAIADFATNDGLAKAGGWVAAVAGAVSWYGATAGLANWPTAVPRRAAGRGVTAAG; encoded by the coding sequence GTGGACCACGAAGCCCCCGCGGGAAGCGTCACTTCCACTCTCGGCCACCTCGCACTCGGACTCACCCTGCTCGCCTTCGGCCTCGGCACCACCAAGGTCGTCGACGGCGTCACCGTGGCGGACGCCGTGTCGATCGCGACCTACGTCGGCGGCATCGGCCTCTTCGTCCTCGGCATCGTCGCGTTCCGTGACCAGGACGCCTTCACCGGCACCGCCTTCGCGGGCCTGGGCGCCTTCTGGTTCACCTGGGCCAGCGGTGCGGACGCGAAGTTCTCCACCAACGCGGCAGGACTTTTCCTGCTCCTGTTCGGGCTCCTCGCGCTGAGCCTGGCGGTGGGCGCGGCCGGCGCCGGACCCATCCGGCAGGGCTCGTACGCCCTGCTGTTCGTCTCCCTGGTGCTCCTCGCGATCGCCGACTTCGCCACCAACGACGGCCTCGCGAAGGCCGGCGGCTGGGTGGCGGCGGTCGCGGGCGCGGTGTCCTGGTACGGGGCGACGGCGGGCCTGGCCAACTGGCCGACGGCGGTTCCGCGACGCGCTGCCGGCCGGGGGGTGACGGCCGCCGGCTAG
- a CDS encoding universal stress protein, producing the protein MAGQEFPEPADRKQVADPTSDLQAAEEPRLSCDPAFRHGVVVGFDGSTSSERALAYAIGMARRSGSGLIIVHVANRLPTTVWAGCEPPVFVDVPDHRTEVLGLELACADYLAEVSWILVERGGDICHELEEVGREYAADAIVVGSTHGIVGRIFGSVAGRLARRAQRPVVVIP; encoded by the coding sequence ATGGCCGGTCAAGAATTCCCCGAACCCGCGGACCGCAAGCAGGTAGCCGACCCGACGTCGGACCTCCAGGCGGCAGAAGAACCACGTCTCTCCTGTGACCCGGCCTTCCGGCACGGAGTGGTGGTCGGCTTCGACGGCTCCACGTCGAGCGAGCGCGCCCTCGCGTACGCCATCGGCATGGCCAGACGCTCCGGTTCCGGTCTGATCATCGTGCACGTCGCCAACCGGCTGCCCACCACCGTGTGGGCCGGCTGCGAGCCGCCGGTCTTCGTGGACGTGCCGGACCACCGGACGGAAGTGCTCGGCCTGGAGCTCGCCTGTGCGGACTACCTCGCCGAGGTCTCCTGGATCCTGGTCGAGCGCGGCGGGGACATCTGTCACGAACTGGAAGAAGTCGGGCGGGAGTACGCGGCGGACGCGATCGTCGTCGGCTCCACGCACGGCATCGTCGGCCGGATCTTCGGCTCGGTCGCCGGCCGCCTCGCCCGGCGGGCCCAGCGCCCCGTGGTCGTCATCCCGTAA